The genomic DNA CGGATTCTGTATACGCACCCAGACCGGAAACGTCCGGCATCCACATGACTTCGAATTTCACCAGGGGTTCATTGACCTCCAGTGGTTCCGGGACGGCTTCACGCAATGCCTTTTCATCCGTCCGATAGAGGATCGTCAGGTATTCCCGGTTGATGAATTTGTATGCCGGATAAGGATAAGCCGGTGCTGTTAATGGGGTTGTTAGATTTTTCGAAATGGTATTCACATCAATTTTCATCGTGATCGCACCTTCCATCATAGTGAGTGAGATTTATTGAACTGAACCTCTACCATGAGCTTACTCCTCCATTTACATTTAATCTAATACATAATAATATATAATTATATTTATCGTAGTAAATGATTTAAAGGAGCATGATGGATGGAACTTTTACAGCTCAAATACTTTCAGACCGTTGCCTATACCGAGCATCTCTCGAATGCGGCGAAACAGCTTACCATTGCCCAGCCTTCCCTGAGTCTGACCATTAAACGGCTAGAAGATGAGCTGGGAACCAAACTCTTCGACCGGAAAGGACGGAATATTCAATTGAGCGCTTCGGGGAAGATCCTCCTGAAGCACGTAAACCGGATCTTCATCGAACTGGAAAATGCACAGGCTGAAATTGAACGGGAGGAGCATCACCTGGCCAACACCATCAAAATCGCCATTTCCAACCCCCGGTTCCTCTCCGGCCTGATCAGTGAGTATATCAATCTCTCACCTGAAACAACGATCATTCAATCCATCAGGGGGAAAAGCGATATCCTCTCTAGTTTAAAACGGGGGGAGGTCGAACTCGGGATAGCTGGCGATACGGTTCAGGATGAAGAACTGGAGAGCCGTTTGCTTGTAAATGAGGATCTTGTGCTGGCCCTGCCCTCCAACCACAGATTGACAGGCAAAACCGAGTTATCGCTCAGTCATGTGGCCAATGAACCCTTCATCACACTGGCCAATAATGAAGAATACCGCAGTTTTACATCCATGCTTTGTGAGAAAGCTGGTTTCACGCCGAATACGGCCTTTGAGGTGGATTCCAATCTATTGGTTGAAATCATCAAATTGGATCAAGGAGTGGCATTGCTCCCGATTTCCATTTGCAGAAAGCTGGGATTGAATTATCGTCCATTGACGGATCATTCCGCTACCTACCCGGTGAGACTATATTGGAGAAAGAACAAGGTGCTCCCCTCTTCAACGGAGGGCCTTCGAATTTTTATTTTGTCGTATTATACAGACCACCATCACCTTTTCAAGGCGTGATGCGCCCCTCAGGATGGAAGAAGACTTCCAAAACAAAAAACACCTCTTTGGATTAACTAATCCAAAGAGGTGTTTCTCTATATCAGCTTACAGTCCGCATTTGAGCTGTGCACCACAGTTCGTGCATGTGTTGCATCCGCCCATGTCTTTGACTGTCCCTTTACGGCAGACCGGGCATGTGTTGCCGACTTCCGATCCGATAGTCACATCAGTCGAGCGCACATCCTGGATCGTGTCTACAAGAACAACGGGTTTTTTCGCTGTTTCTACAATGGTCTCTTCTTCATCGTCAAAGCTGTTTTCTTCTGCTTTGAGGGTGAGGACCTGTGAATCACGGCTTCCGTCTACATACACGGTACCGCCTTTAGCGCCACCTTTATAGAGGCGTTCGTACACTTTTTGCACCTGCTCCACTGTGTAACCGCGCGGGGCGTTGACCGTTTTGGAGATGGAGCTGTCAATCCAGTTCTGGATCACACATTGAACGTCCGCATGTGCTTCCGGTGCCAGGCTCATGGATGAAACGAACCACTCAGGCAGCTCATCTGCACTGGCTCCTGGATTTCTTGATAGATAATCTTCTACAATATCCGCTTTGACTTCGATGAATTTACCGAGTCTTCCGCTTCTATAATAAGTGAAGGAGAAGTATGGCTCAAGACCTGTGGATACTCCTACCATCGTTCCGGTCGATCCGGTCGGTGCAACCGTCAACAGATGGGAGTTACGGATTCCGTGCTCAAGGATTCCTTCCTTCACATCTTCAGGCATTTTCTCCATGAAGCCCGTCTGCGTGAAGCGTTCACGGATGGCTTGTGTTTCAGCATCGGTGCTTCCGACCAAGAACGGGAAGCTCCCTTTTTCTTTGGAAAGCTCGATGGATGCACGGTAGGCAGTCGTCGCGATGACCTCGAATACCTCATCAACGAGCTTGTTGCCTTCTTCTGAGCCGTATTCTTTCTCACAGTAGATCAGAAGATCGGCAAGTCCCATGACACCGAGACCGACACGGCGTTCTCCGAGTGCCTGTGTTTTATTCTCATCAAGGAAGTATGGAGTCGCATCGATGACATTGTCCTGCATGCGCACACCGACTTCGACTGTTTGCTTAAGCTTCTCAAAATCAACGGTTTTCGCATCCTTATCTGCGAATTCAGCGAGATTGACGGCAGCAAGGTTGCATACGGAATACGGAGCCAGAGGCTGTTCACCACAAGGGTTGGTTGCCACGACTTTTTGACCGTATGCTTTTGCATTCGTCATATCATTGGCATTGTCGATGAAGAAGATTCCAGGTTCTGCAGAGTATGTCGCACATACGTTGATCAGATTCCAGAGTTCCTTCGCCTTGATCTTGCGATAGGTTCTCACTTTATAGCCCATCTGTTCCCATTCGCGAACATCCCCGACGTTATGCCACTCTTCATTATAGAATGCCATCGTGTCGGCATCATAGCTTTCGACATCCGGGAAGCGAAGCTCATACTCTTCGTCATTCTCGACTGCATCCATGAAGTCGCTTGTGAGGCAGACTGAGATGTTGGCGCCGGTGAGGAACTCCGGATTGTGAACGCTGTAGGTTCCACCGGTATTAAGCTTCTCTTCTGCACCCCTCAGGATCTTCTCATCAAAGCCTCCGTAACCAGGGATATGTCTGTAATTCAGGATTCCCTGATACATCGCTTCTTCCTGCTCGGTGAGCGGTGTGAATTTCAATTTATCCTGAGCCGCTTTCTTGATGGTCTCATCTTCCGTATTCTCAAGCAAGTAGCGGAGGATACGGGGATTCTGCATTTTGGAGATGATGAATTCCACGATATCCGGATGCCAGTCTGATAGCATGATCATCTGGGCACCGCGGCGTGAGCCGCCCTGCTCGACAAGGTGAGTAAGCTTGGCAATATCATCAAGCCACGATACAGATCCTGAAGATTTTCCGTTCACGCCTTTCGCCAGCGTATTGCGTGGACGCAGTGTAGAACCATTGGTCCCCACCCCGCCTCCGCGGCTCATGATTTCCATTACCTGTTTCCGGTGTTCGGATATACCTTCACGTGAATCCTGCACAAACGGCATGACGTAGCAGTTGAAGTATGTAACATCCGTTCCTGCCCCTGCCCCGTAAAGGACGCGTCCTGCCGGTACAAAGTGCAGGTTCACCAATTCATGATAGAATTTCTCGAACCAGACTTGCTTCAGTTCAGGAGTTTCTTCCACTTCTGCCAGACCTGTTGCGTTACGCTTGGCAATCTGCTCGTAGAATACTTCAAGGGGCTTTTCGATCACATCCAGATTACGCAGGACGATGCCCGTCTCCATTTCCTCCGGCTTTTCGATTGCACTCCGGTATTCTTCTTCGATCCAGACGTGTGCCTTTTTGTTCTCAAAATCGATTTCTTTGATATATCCAAGGCCGCGTGCCGGGAACTTCGGATCTTCCTTGATGGTCAGAACAACGAAGTCACCTGCTGAGAGGGTGATTTTTTCGGTATCCTTGAATGAGTATCGGTCGATCATCACCAGGCGGGATACACCTTTATGGGTGGTCTTCATATCCGGGGTGATCTCGTGCACCTGTGGGAACAAACGGATATCTTCATTCAATCTCTCAATGTTTAAACTCATATTTTCTTTCGACGCAACAGTCATATCGACAACTCCTTCTAACTCTATGTTTCTCTGCGATACATGATGGTTTGATTTCCTTAACTAACGTTATCACAGCGACTTTAGAAAAGCAACAATAAAACACAACATATAGTGGTCAGAATTTTAAGTCCCACACCATATGTTGTGCCGATGTTCATTTCGCCCTTCATTTGTCAAGTGGACAATCCTTCAAGAACATTAGAAAAAAGGAGATTAACCGGAATAAACCATTGGAAATCGACCCATTTCTATGATTTTCAATGTTGATATTATCCAATCCCCGACAAACTTTGTAACAGCGGGCATTTATTCTATTTCCTGCAAAAAATAAAATTTATCTTTTATAGTTCCACTCGTCGGATTCGTAGCGTTCCTTCGCGAGCTTTTCTACATATTGTGTTTCTTCCGGTGAAAGCTCATAAGGCTCCAATCCGATTCCGAGACCGTCTTCGAACCCTTTCTTGAAGGCGTCCTTGGCCATCTCCATGGTGACCGGTTCCGCACTGATCTCATTCATGGCGACTGCCTTGCTCTTGAATGCGCGCTGCATGCGTTCTTTCACACGATCATTCGGATAGTTGAAGAGGCTGAAGAGCTTGTCTTCGTCCAGGTCAAGGAGGATGGATCCGTGCTGGAGGATCACGCCCTTCTGTCGTGTCTGGGCACTGCCGGCCACTTTACGGCCTTCCACCACGAGCTCATACCAGCTTGGCGCATCAAAGCAGACGGCTGAGCGCGGATTCTTCAATCCTTCCCGCTCCTCCGCTGTTTTCGGCACGGCAAAATAT from Rossellomorea marisflavi includes the following:
- a CDS encoding LysR family transcriptional regulator; translated protein: MELLQLKYFQTVAYTEHLSNAAKQLTIAQPSLSLTIKRLEDELGTKLFDRKGRNIQLSASGKILLKHVNRIFIELENAQAEIEREEHHLANTIKIAISNPRFLSGLISEYINLSPETTIIQSIRGKSDILSSLKRGEVELGIAGDTVQDEELESRLLVNEDLVLALPSNHRLTGKTELSLSHVANEPFITLANNEEYRSFTSMLCEKAGFTPNTAFEVDSNLLVEIIKLDQGVALLPISICRKLGLNYRPLTDHSATYPVRLYWRKNKVLPSSTEGLRIFILSYYTDHHHLFKA
- a CDS encoding vitamin B12-dependent ribonucleotide reductase, with product MTVASKENMSLNIERLNEDIRLFPQVHEITPDMKTTHKGVSRLVMIDRYSFKDTEKITLSAGDFVVLTIKEDPKFPARGLGYIKEIDFENKKAHVWIEEEYRSAIEKPEEMETGIVLRNLDVIEKPLEVFYEQIAKRNATGLAEVEETPELKQVWFEKFYHELVNLHFVPAGRVLYGAGAGTDVTYFNCYVMPFVQDSREGISEHRKQVMEIMSRGGGVGTNGSTLRPRNTLAKGVNGKSSGSVSWLDDIAKLTHLVEQGGSRRGAQMIMLSDWHPDIVEFIISKMQNPRILRYLLENTEDETIKKAAQDKLKFTPLTEQEEAMYQGILNYRHIPGYGGFDEKILRGAEEKLNTGGTYSVHNPEFLTGANISVCLTSDFMDAVENDEEYELRFPDVESYDADTMAFYNEEWHNVGDVREWEQMGYKVRTYRKIKAKELWNLINVCATYSAEPGIFFIDNANDMTNAKAYGQKVVATNPCGEQPLAPYSVCNLAAVNLAEFADKDAKTVDFEKLKQTVEVGVRMQDNVIDATPYFLDENKTQALGERRVGLGVMGLADLLIYCEKEYGSEEGNKLVDEVFEVIATTAYRASIELSKEKGSFPFLVGSTDAETQAIRERFTQTGFMEKMPEDVKEGILEHGIRNSHLLTVAPTGSTGTMVGVSTGLEPYFSFTYYRSGRLGKFIEVKADIVEDYLSRNPGASADELPEWFVSSMSLAPEAHADVQCVIQNWIDSSISKTVNAPRGYTVEQVQKVYERLYKGGAKGGTVYVDGSRDSQVLTLKAEENSFDDEEETIVETAKKPVVLVDTIQDVRSTDVTIGSEVGNTCPVCRKGTVKDMGGCNTCTNCGAQLKCGL
- a CDS encoding lipoate--protein ligase family protein encodes the protein MEKEIWRFIDSGHCSPSFNMALDEALLDWHSEGKIPPTIRFYGWDPATLSIGYFQKVEKEINMENVKKHNLGFVRRPTGGRGVLHEHELTYSVIVSEDHPDMPKTVTEAYRVISEGILQGFRALGLEAYFAVPKTAEEREGLKNPRSAVCFDAPSWYELVVEGRKVAGSAQTRQKGVILQHGSILLDLDEDKLFSLFNYPNDRVKERMQRAFKSKAVAMNEISAEPVTMEMAKDAFKKGFEDGLGIGLEPYELSPEETQYVEKLAKERYESDEWNYKR